One Callithrix jacchus isolate 240 chromosome 4, calJac240_pri, whole genome shotgun sequence genomic window, AAAGCCTAAAATTTACTAAGTCACCAATAACTAGCATGGCAAGAATCATCTGATAACATGTGGAAACATATTAACAACACTAAGCAAGTAAAACAGAGCAAAAAAGTTAATCATAATTCCACCTTATTATTGTTGCAATGAGCTACAGGGATTTACCatacttctttttcctcctcgATATAGCCGCCCTCTATTCTACCTTTTGGGATTAATTTGGGAAAAAaggtagtttttattttcataattatttcaaaacagagagaaaaagtatAATCAAGAAGTATAACCAATATAAAAAAGTTAGGATTTCATAGTCCTTCGAATTTCTTGCAACAAATTTTACTAGTTCAGGGATCACATCTCTTATCAACTCTGTCTTCACTCCAGAGACTTCTCGAAGAATTTTTGATAATATTTCACTGACTCACAATATGCTTTTCATACTAAATAAGGAATTGCCCCCAGAATCTCACTAAACTTGGTAGTCCCATCACGGACTTTCTTTTCCAGCCTGCTTCTatttctgagttcaaatccctgcTCTGTATTCTGAGTCTTTCTTCCAAGCAGGCACAATGTTTATAAATGTTTCAggctgaaatatattttatttaattatttatttaatataggtGTGCATGCACAGAAATTAGAGGTTATTAATGAAGTTATGAAATAACGAGAAAACTTTGTTAAGTTGGATCATCTTCTTGTAGATGGATCTCTTCAATGACTTGAGTCTTTTGGGTACCATTCTTGAGTTTCTACTGAGTCCTTTGAGATCCAATTATTTGGGTCCGTAGTGtcacatttttttaatgcagCAGAGAGTTGTAGGTCTTTCACAGTATGACATCCTAAATTCACTATCATCACATTGATTTTTACATTGACCACCAATCATTATACATGCATTCCACCAATTAAAGATTATATGGTGCCCTTTACTTCTGACTGAAGGAAGACATGAAGAACTGGGATTAATAATCGAGGGAGGAACTGCCGAGATTTAAAAGAACACATGGAAGTAATCACAGacaacaaaagagaaatttaaaaatgaatatttggcttaattatttttgttcatatCAGAGGAGATCAAGGAAATCAATAAGTATACTGTTCCTAAACTAGAGGTTCCAttcatattcattttaaataattttgtcatgACTCAATAAGGGATTTCTGGAGGGCTTGCAATTTATTAACACCTTCCTCTGTCTGTCTTGCCCATTTTCTAGAACCATTTGATATGGGTGAGATGATCTCCATCCTCTCATTTATTATTCATCCTCAGTACTGTTCTGTGGTAAATGTTCTCTTCCTTTATAAGATTCCATTGTTCCTTTTAACCTGACTTGAGCAGttctaaaatattgaaatatacaattttattttccttagatATCTCATCTCCTCTTGGATCTGCACCCTAGAGTCAAGCACAAGAGATGtctgctaaaaaaataaatagacgCTTTGGAGTAATAAGAGTAAGGAAATAGTAAATAACCCACAAGCTGTGGAAATAGTGAATATTTCGTCAAGGTTCTTAATTTTCTTGTGCTggcttgcctttttttctctttcatccaAAAGTTTCCAATGCTATAGAAACTTTTTAAAACGTTTTGAATTTCACTTTATAACATAATTGCTTCGACTTTGTAACTTCCACAATCATAAGAAATGacatatatatctagatataagGTCTTTCTGTCACTATCAGAAGTTCTGATGGATAGTTGCAGGTATTCATTTATTCTCTGTATCTCCACAGAATAAAACTACCAATAAATGGCACAGATCACTGGAGAGCCAGGTTTTAACAccatataataattttttcattaattaaaagttttataaaaatcctggaagagaTTGTCTTAGGAAGAACGCATCTACCACTACTAGACTAATATGAGCATGCATTGCTGGACATATTTCAGATGGTGGATGAAAATGAGTAAGTTCTTATCACTGATGTCTATAAGTATGCTTTCATCTCAAAAACCTTTTTATTCTATAACCAATTTCTTGaccatctttttaaataaagtacatatatatcattttatataccGTAGCATTGTTACACACACAGTTTGCAGCAAGCATTTCAAATAATTGAGGATTTTGAGACTCCACTCTCAGAGGACACTCTTGTCACCATACTCTGGATTTGCAGTGTCGTGAACTCAGTAACCTAGGAGCTAGCACTCTAAGCAGCTATCTTTGCTAATAATTGTATATTACTGgtaaatagtaatagtaatatgaataatagtaataataattcaaGCCCAATATTTAACCTGAAATAGAAAAGGTATATTTCATAATTAAGTAACCTCAGCATAGTTCTGTTCACAAAACAGTATTTCAAAAGGGTATTTCCTTCTGAAAGAAGGAACACAAATATAAATGCAGAGCTTGATGtattattgtaaatgaaataGCCATGATATTACTACCTGCATCAAGAAATAAGATATTACTAGAAGCTACACACACTCTCATCTCATCATAACCCCCTCCTTCTGGCTAAGAGTAATCACTGTCCTGAATTAAGCACTCACTTCCTTACTTTGCCTTATGTTAATATGTGTATCCCTCAAGTATGcatttttttacttctgtttttgaacatatgtacacataaaaatatgtataaatctagatatacacacaaatgtatatatacatacatacaaacaaataCATGTGTACATAGGTATATATAATCATGTGTCATTTAAGGATATGgatatgttttgagaaatgtgCCATTAGGTGATTCTGTCCTTGTGCAAACACCATGAactgtacttacacaaacctagatggtttGTGTAACCATCTAGGCTATaaggtatagcctattgctcctgtaCTACAAACGTGTACATGTTACTGGACTGAATACTTTAGGCAACTGTCACTTAATggtaagtatttatgtatctaaacatagtaAAGGAACAGTTAAATGGTATTTTAAGTATGGGACCACTGTCCTATATGCAGTCTGACATTGACTGAAACACTGTTTTGCAGCACGTGACTGTTTATACTGGTGGTCCCCGAATTAAAATGGTTTGACTCGATTTTTCATCTTCAGAATGAtgcaaaaaacaaatacattcagTGGAGATCACACTACAAGTGCCCATACAACAATTCTGTTTGTTGCTTTTAGTACATTATCAAGTCCACTTCATGAGATAttcaataatatattataaaatacactttgtgttagatgattttgccaaattgtaggctaatgtaagtattctgagcatgtttaaaCTAGGGTAGGCTAAGCTATATTGTTCTGCCAGGTAGGGGGTATCAAATGTAATTTCAATTCATGATATTTTCAACcgaaaatgtctaaatatataaagacataATTCCACCATAAATtgaggagctgtgtgtgtgtgtgtgtgtgtgtgtgtgtgtgtgtgtttcctagaGAGAGAGAACCACACGGTTCATTTGCTTCTGGATTTCTTAATTTATATTCATGTACTTCAACTATGTGGTTGGATGTAGTTGTGCAGTACTGATTTTCATTAATACATAGCATTCACTTTGTTTTTCTAATACACTTTAGATAATCATATAGGTTACTTGCTACAGGGAGAATAtggctgcttttaacattcttgTACTATTTCTTGCAGCGTATTTAATAATATGTTGGGTAGATTTCAAATTTTGAATATTCTGTTGAATATATGGTGGTAGTTTATCATGGATTGAATTAGCATTTTCTTGATTGAAAGTGAGGATGAGCActtgaaagaaattttatatcCACTCTTTAAAGTTGCGTAAATCTTTTTTCCATATTTCTACTGAATTACCTagccttttacatttatttattagaattttaaatatattctagatTCAGGCCCTTTGCTAGTTACATATGTAACAATTTTTGTATTCTACTCTCTGACTCTATTAAGCTGATATacaagaactgaaggaaattttACCCTTGAACTGACTGGTCAAGGGCTATAACGGCGAAGAAGGAAGAACCTTTAAATGCTGTGGGTCCTAAAACACAGGTTTGGAATGAAGGTGAGTCTGGGGTTACAGGAGCTGGCCAGGTACTGAGTGAACCTGGAGCCTATATTCACAGTGACCAGCCTCGGGGCTGAGTCCTCAGATTCTTACCTGATTATGGCTATGGAGCTCACCTGTTCTTGGACAAGCCCAGGGTTTAGCTTGGTGATGGGGGAAAATCAAGAGCCCAGGAACACTGGGGCCAGCTTAGCTCTAGAGAAACTCTGAAAACTGAGTGATTATTGAGCCTGGAGCCTGAGTCTGTGGTGGTTGAACTAGCACTGGGGGTACTGGGCAGGCCTAGAGGTGCAGTGGGCCCAGACTCTGAGTCTGCTGGTTTGGCTTAGAGCCAGAGGCTGTCAGATCCACCCTGGTGCCAGAGAAGACTTAGAAGCTCAGTCTTCAGGTACTGGTCTGAAGTCTGAGTCCATAGGGGCCTACTCAGTGCTGGGTTCTACTTGGAGAGGCCACCAAGTGTTGGGGTCCAAGAGAAAGTTCCACGGTCATTTCCCTCTCTTTACTCCACAGGGATGGTGTCTCTCTCCAAGTTGTGCTATCTAGGTTTGGGGGAGAGGTAGCATAATGtgtgttttctaatttctgtaCTCTACCAAGGTGTTGTAATCTCCCACATGGTTTCCGTAGCTCTTGAGAAGGCATTTTCGTGCATGAATAATTGTTCAAATTAATGATTCTGTAAAGGAAGGAACACTGAAAAGCCCCAttccaacatcatcctgacagcCGGTGAAActtagtcaaaaataattttttttttaaatggagtctccctctattgcccaggctggagtacagtggcgcaatcttggctcactgcaacctccgcttcctggactcaagcaattctcctatatcagcctcctgggtagctgggactacaggcatgcatcaacacacctggctagttttttttttttttttttttttttttgtatttttagtatagatggggtttcaccatgttggccaggctagtctcaaactcctgacctcttgatccactcacctcatcctcccaaagtgctaggattacaggcataaaccaccaggcccggccccaaaaatattttttttaaactaagtttCCAGTCCCTTGTTTAGACTTTTCTTGTTCAGTTGCCTTTTTGAATTATCTTAATTAAATCatactttaaaagaaacagaacactttcatcactcttttcatataatgatatactttttatatttaaaaatctcaggGTTTTGAACAGCGGTGATTGATAAAAGTAGTTTTgccatggccaggtgcagtggcctgtaatctcagcactttgggaggccaagttgggtggatcacctgaggtcaggagttttccaacagcttggccaacatggtaaaaccccgtgtctactaaaaatacaaaaaattagccaggcatagtggtgggcacctgtagagccaagatagcaccattgcacttcagcctggcaattagagtgaaactctatctcaaaataataataataataataataataataataataatagtttgcCGGCTGTCAGGTagaagggaagctgaggcaacagTATAACTCCTAAGCACAACTGCattaacaacatttaaaaaaataataattttgctgAAAACAATGGTTAGAGAATCTTTCTTCATGTAAATAATAAGAACATTTGTCTAGTCAGCATTTTGTCAAAAGAAATCAGCCTCTACAAcattaaaataagatttatttcttgtcttaaaCATTAAAATTCAGTCTTTATAAAGCTATGAGGTGAAAGGCAAGAACATATAAGTAAACAGGGACTGGGGTAGAGTATATACTCAGAATATTTACTTCATTTCAGTAGATAAGCATTGATTAAAATGTGCAAAACACAATtcgacttattttattttacctgtgCTGTTTTTCTCTGTCCCACGTTGTGCCTTTTCAAATATTGTGGAAGACGTATTTGTCTttgagtacattttttaaaacttcagtctACATATGTCAATAATTTCATAGGAGTGCTAACAGGTTGGTAAGAGCTCACTGTAgagtaaaaaaaatcattttaaaagtaaaagaaaaatattttcagaaataaggaCACAAATGTATTTGACTCTATTTAATGGTCCTATATATTATAAAAGGTTTTACAAAAGGATAAACATGCCATACACATGTTTAAATATccagttaaatgaataaatgacttgGATATTAATAAGTTTACCTTGCATGGctattgttagaaaaaaataaactgatagAGGCAAAAGGCAGAACAAACACTAGCTATTAACATCAGTATTAAGAAGAAAATCTATCAGTGCTTATTGAAATCTATATAATTCTTCATACCTCAGAAAAGTTCTAAATATGGAGGGAATTCTAATAAGCATGctctaattaatttttataacaaagaaaaagtatTATTTGATTTAAATTAACTTCCCTTCTTGGTTTACATTATTAATTGAAGTTTGTCTACTTGTCCCCTTTTGGTGAGAAATTGTCAACTAACAGGCTATTTATGTTTGAATATTAGGGCAGAGTAGCAGTAAAAGAATGAGTTACTACAGGTTTATTTTAAGCTTCCTCCTCTGATCTCAATACTGACAGATAGCTTGGTAATCAGAGAAAGAAGCAagataaagagaaaggagaatttaACTGGAAGTGAGTAGATATGCAACATGTCTCAATCGTTAATATAATACAATTTGAAACTTTTAGCAAGGCATTTTATCTGATTAACCTCTGCTATAAATAATATCAATGTGGGGATCAATGATTTCCAAGCATAATTCATAACTTTCCCagttttttctaatatattaataGATCAAACTCAGTTAAATTTGAGTGTTGAATAAACGTTACATGGATTGATGAAATCAATGtagcattattttcttcaaaccatttatatatgaatgtatattctCCTGTAAGTAAGGTGAATTACAGCCTTTTCCAGGATGCTGTGCttgaaaattattcaaatatGTTTATCTGAGAGCTTTGAATAAATGTAATGTGACATGGTTATGCTATTAATAAACTAATTTTATGATGTCAATTCTACTTTAAACATCCCAGCTCCCCTACTTTAAGGCTGGTCCCTTGACTTCTCTAGCAATGATATTCATATTACCTGGTGGAATGAGGacaccaaagaaaagaaaaatacagaaaaagagaaggatcTTCATTGTAAATGATTTCTTGGTATAAAACAGTGTACAGATCATCTGTCTGACTCAGCTGTTGTTGAAACAAGGAGGAAAAAACCttacatttatagaattcttctCCATAGTTTTGACTACTGAAGCTTATTAAGAGCAAGAACATTTCTATGCTTGGTGAATAGTGCCAGATTCAAAGAGATTGTGGCTAGAAAAGCTGTACTGTCACAAAAAAATCACGTCTGCTGATTTCTCTTGCAGTCAGTTTCTTAAGGAAACTTTAACAGTTACAAGAATATGGGTATAAACTGCTAAGTGACCAAGATCAGAAATAGTCCTGCAGCAATTCACTCCATACTCTAGAAGTACTAGTTTTATATAATTCAATTTACTATTTTAGTGCCCCAGTATTAACAATGAGTCTCAATGTAacaagaaattcaaaccatagaACTTTAGACTGAAATTGTCAtatagaatatttaattttacacATAAAGTGTTGAGATCCAGATTTGTCAGGTAATTTTATAATCTAtatcttctttatttaaaatatgtatgaacATAAATCATGACAGTATTCTGATGTTATTGATATTATCCTATCGAGCTTATCTATACCATGAAGAAAGGTCTGTCCCCTCAAGTAGGATTTATGAATGTCAATGCACAAACATTCAATGTTATGAACCCAGAATACATTTCTCTGCTTGTTGTTATTTTCTACATAATTAGAAGTTATTTCTGAGCTAATTTGTAAGTTTTCCAAAGTCTGCTATAACAGATATATGATAAAGAGCTAATATTGTTCCCCAGACCCCATAGGGA contains:
- the DEFB112 gene encoding LOW QUALITY PROTEIN: beta-defensin 112 (The sequence of the model RefSeq protein was modified relative to this genomic sequence to represent the inferred CDS: deleted 1 base in 1 codon), whose product is MKILLFFCIFLFFGVLIPPVRSKGHHIIFNWWNACIMIGGQCKNQCDDSEFRMSYCERPTTLCCIKKCDTTDPNNWISKDSVETQEWYPKDSSH